Proteins co-encoded in one Nonlabens agnitus genomic window:
- a CDS encoding acyl-CoA dehydrogenase family protein, which produces MSIFSKIKGTIDLMKNIDLEKLAALNAKVDLSKVMDTVGELDDRQLAGLMKMLSTKKKKGQHKLPPIDGDFYNLSLELTEKQREVQMKVRNFMEDEVQPIANDYWNRAAFPHDLIPKMAKLNIAGIAYEGYGCPAMDFVTEGIIAEEIARVDVSISTFFGVHSGLAMGSIYLCGSEEQKQEWLPQMARMEKIGAFGLTEPETGSGIAGGMETTCKWDGENWILNGQKKWIGNATFADVVVLWARDVDSNQVKGFLIRKGNPGFHAEKMEDKMALRIVQNAIITLTNCVIPEGDRLQQAESFKDTAKVLRMTRAGVAWQAVGCARGAYENALKYTKKREQFGRPIASFQLVQNHLVEMISNLTSMQTLCFRLSVMQDQGILKDEHASLAKVICSMRTRDIVSRAREVLGGNGILLEHNVARFVADAEAIYSYEGTKEINSLIVGRAITGYSAFVS; this is translated from the coding sequence ATGTCCATTTTCAGTAAAATAAAGGGAACCATCGATTTGATGAAAAATATTGACCTAGAGAAACTCGCGGCGCTCAATGCCAAGGTGGACTTGTCAAAAGTGATGGATACAGTTGGTGAACTGGATGATCGACAACTTGCGGGATTGATGAAAATGCTGTCGACCAAAAAGAAAAAAGGACAACACAAACTGCCACCTATTGATGGTGATTTTTACAATCTAAGCCTAGAGTTGACAGAAAAGCAACGCGAGGTGCAAATGAAGGTGCGCAATTTTATGGAAGATGAAGTGCAGCCTATTGCTAATGATTACTGGAATAGAGCCGCTTTCCCGCACGATCTTATTCCTAAAATGGCAAAACTGAACATCGCAGGTATCGCCTATGAAGGTTATGGTTGTCCCGCAATGGACTTTGTGACTGAAGGTATCATTGCAGAAGAAATCGCACGTGTGGATGTGTCTATTTCGACCTTCTTTGGTGTTCATAGCGGTCTTGCCATGGGATCCATCTACTTATGTGGTAGTGAGGAACAGAAACAGGAATGGCTGCCTCAAATGGCCCGAATGGAAAAGATCGGTGCCTTTGGTCTTACAGAGCCAGAAACTGGTAGCGGCATCGCTGGTGGTATGGAAACCACTTGCAAATGGGATGGTGAGAACTGGATCCTCAACGGTCAAAAGAAGTGGATAGGTAACGCCACTTTTGCAGATGTGGTTGTGTTGTGGGCACGAGATGTGGACTCCAACCAGGTAAAAGGATTTTTGATACGTAAGGGCAATCCAGGTTTCCATGCAGAAAAAATGGAAGATAAAATGGCCTTACGCATCGTGCAAAATGCGATTATCACGCTAACTAATTGCGTGATACCAGAAGGTGATCGCCTGCAACAAGCAGAGAGTTTTAAAGACACGGCCAAAGTATTACGCATGACTCGTGCTGGTGTGGCATGGCAAGCAGTAGGATGCGCTCGTGGCGCCTATGAGAACGCGTTGAAATACACTAAGAAGCGAGAGCAATTTGGTAGACCCATCGCAAGCTTCCAACTGGTCCAAAACCACCTGGTAGAAATGATATCCAATCTCACCAGTATGCAGACACTTTGCTTTAGACTGAGTGTAATGCAGGATCAAGGAATTTTGAAGGACGAGCACGCATCACTTGCAAAAGTAATATGCTCTATGCGCACTAGAGATATCGTATCTCGTGCCCGTGAAGTTTTAGGCGGAAATGGAATCCTATTGGAACACAACGTCGCCAGATTTGTCGCAGATGCTGAAGCCATCTACAGCTATGAAGGAACGAAGGAGATTAATTCCCTAATTGTAGGTCGAGCGATCACTGGTTATAGCGCATTTGTGAGCTAA
- a CDS encoding PEP/pyruvate-binding domain-containing protein: protein MKNITLLLFAVLLLSTPALAQEFTNDRIAAMIEEYRDLDRGPYKRIEWFCADGTRRDSKDPCPDAIGGGIQHASYKTEVEQLAKRNHIYFGEILAAADLWSFWDGDNDHSRLKQYQLNNYLVAADNGWIQEKSRFYRGAKQIEDEEEWGRKFYYTVLGDNDLIDRDFFLLRESLRDLPHDGDTNLAQEVRSISKTLAEKHPKFMDLRIKIHGNPEAKDIASTREWVKEHNDELSFKEREEFEKLIDVMQEFFVPVPVAGLEKMVADWDKDSYIRQQAILFSSTYTNDTEPSILVPAAAGLMCDIRNNIKDDKRGTRRTSALELSLRLEELIFQTVPNWEPNTLQEHLDKIYAISEALAAGGYVEQWEWDAVEPRLFITEGETIKTSKLLDFIAAARSQVEWGTGMVNAIYGDVVEEYVQFEPLAYGFYDDRIRSSLLLPLGDAIGDLGGLVSRQIGLTSQVEKISNPSTVRGLNAGYAKGKLVVVEGNAEGMTVDPNKIYIFDRPPSDLKPVAGIATVSEGNLVSHVQLLARNLGIPNAAISTDNLADLKAFNGKEIFYAVSGRGTVVIKSAEEMSETEKALFSNNKKEKKTIRIPEGKLKLDGTMPLDMSKVSSADSGILSGPKAANLGQLKQLFPEHVVNGIVIPFGVFKDHMNQQIPGQDQTYWQYLTQIFNTAKSMREAKVDEAEVIKYQLAEFTKLRAEINRMPMKPAFIGQLESDFKTILNGKIGTVPVFLRSDTNMEDLEEFTGAGLNLTVFNAVERDKIIQGIRDVWASPYTERSFKWRQAYLENPENVYPSILIIPTVDVDYSGVLITKDFINNSDDRVTVAMSRGAGGAVDGQSAETYLIDNDGMGQLISPARENKQRKLPVTGGSIMEHADFNSSILTPENLKTIKRFAEEAHKTMPGSKNGSYTGAWDIELGFKDGKLYLFQIRPFVENNQAKNSEYLSSIDSDVNLNTELYLNKNIRN, encoded by the coding sequence ATGAAAAACATTACCCTACTACTATTTGCAGTGCTGCTTTTATCCACTCCAGCACTAGCTCAAGAATTTACTAACGACCGTATTGCAGCCATGATAGAAGAGTATCGCGATCTGGATCGTGGTCCCTATAAAAGAATCGAATGGTTTTGTGCAGATGGGACGCGTCGCGACTCTAAGGATCCATGTCCTGACGCCATAGGCGGCGGTATACAGCATGCAAGCTATAAAACCGAAGTGGAACAACTTGCCAAGAGAAACCACATTTATTTTGGAGAGATTCTGGCAGCGGCAGACTTGTGGAGCTTTTGGGATGGTGACAACGACCACTCTAGATTGAAGCAATACCAGCTTAATAATTATCTAGTGGCGGCAGACAATGGTTGGATCCAGGAAAAATCCAGATTTTACCGTGGTGCCAAGCAAATTGAGGACGAAGAGGAATGGGGTCGCAAGTTTTATTATACCGTGCTGGGTGACAATGATTTAATCGATCGTGATTTTTTCCTTTTAAGAGAAAGCCTGCGCGATCTGCCACACGATGGCGATACCAACCTGGCGCAGGAAGTACGTAGCATCAGTAAAACGCTTGCCGAAAAGCATCCCAAATTCATGGATTTGCGCATCAAGATTCATGGCAATCCAGAGGCTAAGGACATTGCCTCCACACGCGAATGGGTTAAAGAGCATAATGATGAGTTGAGCTTTAAGGAGCGTGAAGAATTTGAAAAACTCATTGATGTGATGCAGGAGTTTTTTGTACCGGTGCCAGTAGCTGGTCTAGAAAAAATGGTGGCTGACTGGGATAAAGATTCCTACATAAGACAGCAAGCAATATTGTTTTCTTCTACATATACAAACGACACAGAGCCTTCCATTTTAGTTCCCGCAGCTGCTGGATTGATGTGTGATATCAGAAACAACATAAAGGACGATAAGCGCGGTACACGCAGGACTTCTGCATTGGAACTGAGCTTGAGGTTAGAAGAATTGATTTTTCAAACGGTGCCCAACTGGGAGCCGAATACACTACAGGAACATCTAGACAAGATTTATGCAATCAGCGAGGCTTTAGCCGCTGGTGGTTACGTAGAACAATGGGAATGGGATGCGGTAGAACCTAGGCTTTTCATAACAGAAGGTGAGACCATTAAAACAAGCAAGTTACTGGATTTTATCGCTGCAGCTCGCAGTCAGGTAGAATGGGGAACAGGAATGGTCAATGCCATCTATGGCGATGTGGTGGAAGAATATGTGCAGTTTGAACCTTTGGCTTATGGATTCTATGACGACCGCATACGCAGTTCATTATTACTGCCGTTAGGTGATGCTATTGGCGATTTGGGTGGATTGGTTTCCCGACAAATAGGCTTGACCAGTCAAGTCGAAAAGATAAGTAACCCATCAACGGTTCGCGGTTTGAATGCTGGATATGCTAAAGGAAAACTCGTAGTTGTTGAAGGAAATGCAGAAGGCATGACCGTCGACCCTAATAAGATCTACATTTTTGATAGACCACCTAGTGATTTGAAGCCAGTGGCTGGAATCGCAACCGTCTCAGAAGGTAACTTAGTGTCGCACGTGCAATTATTAGCTAGAAATCTAGGGATTCCTAATGCAGCTATCTCTACAGATAACCTAGCCGACTTGAAAGCATTTAATGGCAAGGAAATATTTTATGCTGTAAGTGGTCGTGGAACGGTAGTGATCAAATCTGCTGAAGAGATGTCTGAAACTGAGAAAGCACTCTTTAGCAATAACAAAAAGGAGAAGAAGACCATTCGCATTCCTGAAGGTAAGTTAAAGTTAGATGGCACTATGCCACTTGATATGAGTAAAGTTTCTAGTGCGGATAGTGGCATATTGAGCGGCCCTAAAGCAGCTAATCTAGGACAACTCAAACAATTATTTCCAGAACATGTGGTCAACGGCATTGTGATTCCTTTTGGTGTCTTTAAGGATCATATGAATCAGCAGATACCTGGTCAAGATCAAACGTATTGGCAATACCTCACTCAAATATTCAACACGGCCAAATCTATGCGTGAAGCAAAAGTTGATGAGGCTGAAGTGATCAAGTATCAACTAGCAGAATTTACAAAGCTAAGAGCCGAGATCAATAGAATGCCAATGAAGCCAGCTTTCATAGGTCAATTGGAGAGTGATTTTAAAACCATTCTTAACGGTAAAATAGGAACTGTTCCTGTGTTTTTGCGCAGTGACACCAATATGGAAGACCTGGAAGAGTTTACAGGTGCTGGATTGAATCTTACCGTTTTCAATGCTGTAGAGCGTGATAAGATCATTCAAGGTATCAGAGACGTCTGGGCATCTCCATATACAGAACGTAGTTTTAAATGGAGACAAGCCTATCTAGAGAATCCAGAAAATGTGTACCCATCGATCCTAATCATACCAACCGTTGATGTGGACTACAGCGGTGTTTTGATCACTAAGGATTTTATCAATAATAGTGATGATAGGGTAACCGTTGCCATGAGTCGTGGTGCTGGTGGTGCAGTAGATGGTCAATCTGCGGAAACCTATCTCATCGATAACGACGGAATGGGCCAACTCATATCACCGGCACGAGAAAACAAGCAGCGTAAATTACCGGTCACTGGCGGTTCTATCATGGAGCATGCAGATTTTAATTCTAGCATATTGACTCCAGAAAACTTAAAGACGATTAAAAGATTTGCAGAAGAAGCTCATAAAACCATGCCTGGTTCCAAGAACGGTAGTTATACTGGAGCTTGGGATATTGAATTAGGCTTTAAGGATGGTAAGTTGTATCTCTTCCAGATCAGACCGTTTGTAGAAAACAATCAAGCAAAAAACTCAGAATATCTATCATCGATAGACAGTGATGTAAATCTAAACACAGAGCTGTATCTCAATAAAAATATAAGAAATTGA
- a CDS encoding serine hydrolase, which yields MKKHYYITSILIIAVITMAIYPIDGYERTRIKRLKRLEKTLDSTITEYYLKPGSFKKTDEINLWLCEDTVATDSIMIVDEDFQNKMTRLFPRRGGYAITVLDITDPENMRYAEMNENSGFQPGSVGKLAVATAFFTQLAALCPDDFEVRTKLMREKVVRSGIWGVGDHHTVPIYNIEKDKLVKRQVIASDEFSLYEWVDHMLSVSNNGAASIVWREALLMKLFGDEYFDLTQEEADEYWETADKKMLSEVATELVNQPLRDLGITHDEWRLGSFFTNGPDRIARATGGSIGTPAGLMKWFIKLEQGQIVDRQSSLELKRLMYMTDRRIRYAYSSRLNDASVYFKSGSYYSGGGVKYAGTKFNYMNSVIMVEHPDGTNYIVCLMSNILGKNSAGDHMYLASAIDKAIRSED from the coding sequence TTGAAAAAGCATTATTACATCACATCTATTTTGATCATTGCCGTAATCACTATGGCAATCTATCCCATAGATGGATATGAAAGAACAAGAATAAAACGCCTCAAGCGATTGGAAAAAACACTTGATAGCACCATAACGGAATATTATCTAAAACCAGGTTCCTTCAAAAAAACAGATGAAATCAATCTATGGTTGTGCGAGGACACCGTCGCGACGGACAGTATCATGATCGTCGACGAGGACTTTCAAAACAAAATGACTCGACTCTTTCCCAGACGCGGTGGATATGCGATTACCGTATTGGATATTACAGATCCTGAGAACATGCGTTATGCAGAGATGAACGAGAACAGTGGCTTCCAGCCAGGTAGTGTAGGTAAACTAGCGGTAGCGACTGCTTTCTTCACACAATTGGCAGCTCTGTGTCCAGACGACTTTGAAGTACGCACAAAACTGATGCGTGAGAAAGTGGTACGCTCTGGAATTTGGGGAGTTGGTGATCACCATACCGTTCCTATTTACAATATCGAAAAAGATAAGTTAGTCAAAAGACAAGTTATTGCCAGTGATGAATTTAGCTTGTATGAATGGGTAGACCATATGTTAAGCGTGAGTAATAATGGAGCAGCCAGCATAGTCTGGAGAGAGGCCTTGTTGATGAAGCTATTTGGGGATGAGTACTTTGATCTCACTCAAGAAGAGGCCGATGAGTACTGGGAAACTGCAGATAAGAAAATGTTGAGCGAGGTTGCTACAGAGTTGGTCAATCAACCCTTACGTGATTTAGGCATCACTCATGATGAATGGAGATTGGGTAGTTTCTTCACTAATGGTCCTGACCGTATTGCTAGAGCAACTGGAGGAAGCATAGGAACACCTGCGGGATTGATGAAATGGTTCATCAAGCTGGAACAAGGTCAAATTGTAGATCGTCAATCCAGTCTTGAATTGAAAAGATTGATGTACATGACAGACCGCCGTATAAGATATGCGTACAGTTCACGGTTAAACGATGCTTCTGTATATTTTAAATCAGGAAGCTATTACAGCGGTGGTGGTGTAAAATATGCAGGGACAAAGTTCAATTATATGAATAGTGTTATCATGGTAGAACATCCAGATGGAACGAATTACATTGTTTGTTTGATGTCAAATATCTTGGGTAAGAACTCTGCTGGAGACCACATGTATTTAGCAAGTGCTATCGATAAAGCTATCCGCTCAGAAGATTAA
- a CDS encoding Npt1/Npt2 family nucleotide transporter, producing MKWLSDRIRKVFDIRSGELSISLLMQLYIFLIISALLVVKPTVNALFLSELGADALAEAFVIIALAAVAGSLLYNKSLERFKLKSLIRYTLMVFTVIFMIMGVLIAVGYFNGFLAYCFYTIVALFALLATSQFWVMANVVFNVREAKRLFGFIGAGGIAGGIVGGYLTSLLAEHVGNGALLILASFMIMGCIFVMNSIWRNRVDKLSSFKRKERATVSSESSVKLIFNSKHLSALAAVIGIGVLVAKLVDYQFSYISSRNIPDSQELASFFGFWFSTFNIVSLVIQLFITRHILSKSGVSTGLAALPIGIVFCCVILLFIPELWVVIVLKGLDGSLKQSLHKSAVELLALPIPSDVKNKTKTFIDVVVDSVATGLAGLILIFIVRAFDLSPVFITILILVLVVAWVVMIMKVRDAYFGTFKEMIVSREQIKLEKRSNSLIRNNMKVVFESGGSKDILYMLDRVPELAHRSLKAPIINLLEHSDPHVVASAIANLKYVDRGHPVGKVHDLIYTENDEVVLAAMQYLMSQDTKFPEQFFENYLDHESDYISSAALLCLAQETEDNPKLAAKYNLDLRINLFLDELDRNEGNFRKEEVIELVKAIGYAKGENRHRFILRYFENPDHELRTAAILAAGNTAHENFLPLLINELDDARFRESAIIAISNYGNSIITYLIKRYKDPVAPKAVKKYLPDILLELGTTKAVRALLSLSQEGSLKLRTRITNELSVFKKVQGDLHIPQRVYFKIIRSECEQYRLLEACYYCQRIVERSNLHPERVIDIHETGSRKELIIGLRKALDNNLKRIFNILALHFNSRDVFIAYRGLQSEKKETRRATMEFLEGLISRNFKTQLFPIIESSISSHDANLSEINDRIHLPTEKQCYLQLLELQDRALNKLVIQVIVDSGNEDFMPLLVRATTKKDPIVAAAASEAYLKIRNIRNIA from the coding sequence ATGAAGTGGTTGTCCGACAGGATACGTAAAGTTTTTGACATAAGGAGTGGCGAGCTTTCGATCTCGCTTCTCATGCAACTCTACATATTTTTAATTATAAGTGCGTTACTCGTAGTCAAACCTACGGTTAACGCACTTTTCCTTTCTGAACTGGGCGCAGATGCCCTAGCCGAAGCTTTTGTGATCATCGCCCTTGCTGCAGTTGCAGGATCATTGCTCTACAACAAGTCATTAGAGCGGTTCAAGCTCAAGTCACTCATACGCTACACATTGATGGTGTTTACCGTGATCTTTATGATCATGGGTGTCCTAATCGCTGTAGGTTACTTTAACGGTTTTCTAGCCTATTGTTTTTATACGATCGTTGCCTTGTTTGCCCTATTGGCTACCAGTCAATTTTGGGTCATGGCAAACGTTGTCTTCAATGTTAGAGAAGCAAAGCGACTTTTTGGTTTCATAGGTGCTGGTGGTATCGCTGGTGGTATTGTAGGTGGTTATCTCACGTCCCTACTGGCAGAACATGTAGGGAATGGCGCGCTATTGATACTGGCAAGTTTCATGATCATGGGCTGCATCTTTGTGATGAATTCCATCTGGCGCAACCGCGTTGATAAGTTGAGTTCTTTTAAACGTAAGGAACGTGCGACAGTTTCTAGCGAGAGCAGTGTCAAACTTATATTTAACTCAAAACACCTGTCTGCTCTGGCAGCAGTCATTGGGATAGGCGTTCTGGTGGCAAAGCTTGTGGACTATCAATTTAGCTACATCTCTTCGCGCAACATTCCAGACTCGCAAGAATTAGCTTCCTTTTTTGGATTTTGGTTTTCTACATTCAACATTGTTTCTCTGGTTATCCAGCTATTTATTACCAGACACATTTTATCAAAAAGTGGCGTAAGTACTGGTCTTGCCGCACTTCCTATAGGAATCGTATTTTGTTGCGTCATCTTATTGTTCATACCAGAATTATGGGTAGTGATTGTTCTTAAAGGCCTGGATGGTAGCTTGAAACAGTCCCTTCACAAAAGCGCGGTAGAACTACTCGCACTACCTATTCCTAGCGATGTAAAAAACAAAACCAAAACCTTTATCGATGTCGTTGTGGATAGCGTTGCCACTGGGCTAGCAGGTTTAATCCTGATATTCATCGTAAGGGCGTTTGATCTGTCGCCTGTTTTTATCACCATACTTATTCTGGTATTAGTGGTTGCATGGGTGGTCATGATCATGAAGGTACGTGATGCGTACTTTGGCACCTTTAAGGAAATGATCGTGAGCAGGGAACAGATCAAACTCGAGAAACGCTCGAACAGTTTGATACGAAACAACATGAAAGTAGTTTTTGAATCTGGTGGGTCCAAAGATATTCTATACATGCTGGATCGCGTCCCAGAACTGGCACATCGATCTCTCAAAGCCCCTATCATCAACCTTTTGGAACATTCAGATCCACACGTGGTGGCCAGTGCGATTGCTAACTTGAAGTATGTTGATCGAGGCCATCCCGTAGGTAAAGTTCATGACCTGATTTATACTGAAAATGACGAGGTCGTCCTAGCGGCGATGCAATACCTAATGAGCCAGGACACTAAATTCCCAGAGCAGTTTTTTGAGAATTACCTGGATCACGAGAGCGACTACATTTCTAGTGCAGCATTATTATGTCTTGCTCAGGAAACCGAAGACAATCCCAAACTGGCCGCAAAATATAACCTAGACCTGCGTATCAATCTATTTTTGGACGAACTGGACCGCAATGAAGGAAACTTCAGGAAAGAAGAGGTCATCGAACTGGTCAAGGCTATAGGGTATGCAAAAGGTGAAAACAGACACCGCTTTATCCTTAGGTATTTTGAAAATCCAGATCACGAGTTGCGCACTGCAGCCATACTTGCAGCAGGAAATACCGCTCATGAAAACTTTTTGCCGTTGTTGATCAATGAGTTGGATGATGCACGCTTTCGCGAAAGCGCCATTATAGCCATCTCCAATTATGGAAATAGCATTATTACATATTTGATAAAGCGTTACAAGGATCCAGTGGCTCCCAAAGCCGTTAAGAAATATTTGCCAGACATTCTTTTAGAACTAGGAACTACCAAGGCAGTGCGAGCTCTCTTGAGCCTGAGTCAGGAAGGCAGCCTGAAATTGCGTACGAGGATCACCAACGAGCTTTCGGTTTTCAAAAAGGTCCAAGGTGACCTTCACATTCCGCAACGCGTGTATTTTAAAATCATTAGGTCTGAATGTGAACAATATCGTCTCTTAGAAGCCTGCTATTACTGCCAGCGCATTGTAGAACGATCCAACTTACATCCAGAAAGGGTGATTGACATCCATGAGACAGGTTCCAGAAAAGAACTCATAATAGGATTGCGCAAGGCGCTAGACAATAACTTGAAGAGAATCTTTAATATCCTGGCGCTACATTTTAATTCTAGGGATGTTTTTATCGCCTATCGTGGACTACAAAGTGAAAAAAAGGAAACTCGTAGAGCCACCATGGAATTTCTAGAAGGGCTTATTTCACGTAATTTCAAAACCCAGCTGTTTCCTATCATTGAATCTTCCATAAGCAGCCATGATGCAAACCTATCAGAGATAAATGACCGCATTCATTTGCCTACTGAAAAGCAATGTTATCTACAATTACTAGAGCTACAGGATCGCGCTCTCAACAAACTTGTCATTCAAGTCATAGTAGATTCAGGAAACGAAGATTTCATGCCTTTACTGGTTAGAGCCACAACAAAAAAAGACCCCATAGTTGCTGCTGCAGCTAGTGAGGCCTATTTGAAAATACGCAACATTAGAAATATTGCGTAA
- a CDS encoding serine hydrolase, with the protein MLNRILIFLFLAASWNMSAADDDAPLVNLALNNKDVKTFQNTTLQLNLKAQLMANPDWRKLIQQKRMSVSLVDLNDAENIKYASINGSNMMYAASLPKIAVLYAAMDAIENGELKDTPKVRDDMWLMISKSNNAASTRMIDRVGFQKIEDLMCDPSNPFYDKDGVGGLWVGKRYAAQGKRNPEPIRGLSHAATTDAVAKFYYQLATGQLINKTRSKEMLDIMENPSLHHKFVNTLDRIAPDARLFRKSGSWKNWHSDSILVWGEDGRKYILVALIEDPNGEQIIRNLVQPAELALRKSVILPVELEQENEVVVRQDT; encoded by the coding sequence ATGTTAAACAGAATTCTTATTTTTCTATTCCTAGCAGCTTCTTGGAATATGAGTGCAGCAGACGATGATGCACCGCTAGTAAACTTAGCATTGAATAATAAAGATGTTAAAACGTTTCAAAACACTACCCTACAACTCAATCTCAAAGCTCAATTGATGGCAAATCCTGACTGGAGGAAGTTGATCCAGCAAAAAAGGATGTCAGTAAGTCTAGTTGATCTTAATGATGCAGAGAATATAAAATACGCCAGTATCAATGGTAGCAACATGATGTATGCCGCCAGCCTTCCTAAAATTGCCGTTTTATATGCAGCAATGGACGCGATTGAAAATGGTGAACTAAAAGATACGCCTAAGGTTAGAGATGACATGTGGTTGATGATTTCAAAATCAAACAACGCGGCATCTACCAGAATGATTGATCGCGTAGGTTTTCAAAAGATTGAAGACTTGATGTGTGACCCTTCCAATCCATTTTATGACAAAGATGGTGTTGGTGGTCTTTGGGTAGGTAAAAGATATGCCGCTCAAGGAAAAAGAAATCCAGAACCTATAAGAGGTTTAAGCCACGCAGCAACAACAGATGCAGTAGCAAAATTCTACTATCAATTGGCTACCGGTCAATTGATCAACAAAACCAGAAGCAAGGAAATGTTGGACATTATGGAAAATCCATCATTGCACCACAAGTTTGTAAATACCCTTGATCGTATTGCGCCAGACGCACGACTTTTTAGAAAAAGCGGATCATGGAAAAACTGGCATTCTGACTCTATCCTAGTTTGGGGAGAAGATGGCAGAAAGTACATTCTTGTTGCGTTGATTGAAGATCCTAATGGTGAACAAATTATCAGAAATTTAGTACAGCCAGCAGAATTGGCATTACGCAAATCTGTTATCTTGCCTGTAGAATTAGAACAAGAGAATGAAGTGGTTGTCCGACAGGATACGTAA
- the hemW gene encoding radical SAM family heme chaperone HemW encodes MSGIYIHIPFCKQACHYCDFHFVTSMKHKNRVVAALQEELRLRSSEAKNTSIETIYFGGGTPSVLESTAIDAIIETVYSNYQVIADPEITLEANPDDLTPEKIAALAKTKINRLSIGVQSFFEEDLKLMNRAHNAVEAMECISLSRKRFPNISIDLIYGIPGLTDDRWRENLFKAIDLKVPHISSYALTVEDDTALKTFIEKGIIDEVDDEQAQRQFNILLDTMQLHSYENYEFSNFGKEGFFSRNNTAYWTGKSYIGIGPSAHSFDGKRRAWNINNNVKYLKAIEAGDLPQETEELTVVDRYNEYIMTGLRTIYGVSLSHVELEYGSKFKEYLLQQSTNYLKDHLLYLDDDTLRVTRKGKFLSDGIASELFMLNLNS; translated from the coding sequence ATGAGCGGCATTTATATTCATATTCCTTTTTGCAAGCAGGCTTGTCACTATTGTGACTTTCATTTTGTGACCTCCATGAAACACAAGAATCGTGTAGTAGCGGCGCTTCAGGAAGAATTACGGCTGCGCAGCAGCGAGGCAAAAAATACCAGTATTGAAACGATTTATTTTGGCGGTGGAACTCCTAGCGTTCTGGAAAGCACCGCTATCGATGCTATTATTGAGACCGTTTATTCCAATTATCAGGTAATTGCTGACCCAGAAATCACTCTTGAGGCAAATCCTGACGACTTGACACCAGAAAAGATAGCCGCACTGGCAAAGACTAAAATCAACAGATTGAGCATAGGTGTGCAATCCTTTTTTGAAGAAGATCTCAAGTTAATGAACAGAGCTCATAATGCGGTAGAAGCGATGGAGTGTATCTCGCTTTCGCGAAAGCGATTTCCCAACATATCCATTGACCTTATTTATGGCATTCCAGGATTGACTGACGACCGCTGGCGAGAAAATCTTTTCAAGGCCATTGACTTGAAAGTACCGCACATTTCAAGTTATGCGCTTACCGTGGAAGATGATACCGCACTCAAGACGTTTATTGAGAAAGGAATTATTGATGAGGTCGACGATGAACAGGCACAACGCCAATTCAATATTTTGCTGGATACCATGCAGTTGCATTCCTATGAGAATTATGAGTTTTCAAACTTTGGCAAAGAAGGCTTTTTCTCTCGCAACAATACCGCTTACTGGACAGGTAAATCCTATATAGGTATTGGTCCCAGCGCGCATAGTTTTGACGGTAAAAGGCGCGCCTGGAACATCAACAACAATGTCAAATATTTAAAAGCCATTGAGGCTGGAGACTTGCCTCAGGAAACAGAAGAGCTTACGGTAGTAGATCGTTACAACGAATACATCATGACCGGCCTGCGCACCATTTATGGAGTTTCCTTATCGCATGTGGAACTTGAATACGGTTCCAAATTTAAAGAGTACCTCTTACAGCAATCCACAAACTACCTCAAGGATCATTTGTTATATTTAGATGATGATACATTGCGCGTCACTCGCAAGGGAAAATTCCTAAGTGATGGTATCGCCAGTGAACTCTTCATGCTCAACCTTAATTCATGA